GACGGGGGGGGCATCCCCGCCAGCGGGGTCCGCCCGAGCCCGCCCGACCCCGCGTGTGCCCGCGGTGCAGGTGACAGCGTGACCGCGCGCTGCGAGGCGCTCAGCGCGCTCCCGGAGCTGACCCTCATCTACTGGCTGGGGAACGGCTCCTTCGTGGAGCAGCTGCCGCCGGTCGGGGCCGCGCAGGAGGGGCCGGTGCTGTGAGTAGGGGCCGGGCGGGGACGCGCAGGATGCggtgcggggtggggggggggggggtccctgcgGGCGCTGACGGGTACCGGTTGCGGTTGCAGGGAGGAGCCCCGCGGCGCGGGGGCGCTGCTGAGCCGGGACCTGCGCCTGGAGCCCTTCGGCGCCGGGCACGCGCGCACCGCGTTCACCTGCGTGGTGCTGAGCCCGCGGGGAGCGCGCAGCGCGGAGCTGCGCTGGCCCCCGGCGCGTGCGCGCGCCCCCCGCGGGCATTAAAGCGCTGAGGCTGCCCCGGGTCACGCGAGtcctgcgggggggggggggggggacagggggggggggcagagcgcACCCGGGGCGGGCGGGACCGGGACCCGGCCCCCGCAGCCCCACGGCTGCCCCGGGGGCGAGGACACGAGGGGAGCCCCGGGGGGCAGAGCCCTGCGCCCGTCGCACCCCCGCTCCGCGCCCTCGTTGCCCCCTCGCGGTGCCGGTCTCCCAGCCCGGTCCCTTGCGTGCCATGGGGGCCGCTGGCAGCCGCGGGACACCCCGGACCCACACCGGCAGCACACACGGGACGCTCTGGGTAAGGGGGCAGCGGCGACCCCGGCTGCAGCTGCCCCCAGCGCAGGGCCGCAGCACCCCGCGGGCCCGCACCGAGCCTTTATTCCGCGGGGAGCCCGGGGGAGGCGAgcagggcccccccccccccgccagccGCAGCCTCAGCCCCGCGCTCGGCAGCGCCCGACGGCCCCGTCCGGGCTCCGCCGCTTGCCCCGGTCCCGGCGGCTCCGGGTCCCGGCCTCGGCTCCTCGCGGTTCAGGGCCCCCCCGCGGCCGCCAGCGCTGCCAGGAGGAGCCCCCAGGGGGCGCTGCTggcggggggggccggggggggcccGGCCGAGGTCGCTCCGCAGCGGTGGGGTCCGGGCGCAGCCCCGCGGAAGGAGCAAGGGGCGGCCCCGCAGCGCTTCTCTGCGGGGGAACCCGAGCGTCAGCACCGGCACGGCCCGGGCGGCCCCGTCCCCGCCGGGCCGCGCCCTGGTCCTGGAGCGGCtcggggtggaagggacctcagagcGCATCGGgagccccgggcagggaccccttccactggagcagcttgctccaagcccctgtgtccaacctggccttgagcactgccagggatggggcagccacagcttctctgggcaccctgtgccagcgcctcagcaccctcacagggaagagcttctgcctaagagctcagctcagtctcccctcgggcaggttcaagccattccccttggcctggccctacaggcccttgtcccaagcccctctccagctttcctgcagcccctttaggcactggagctgctctcaggtctccccttcaggagccttctcttgtccaggctgccccagcccagctctctcagcctggctccagagcagagctgctccagccctcgcagcagctccgtgccctcctctgccctcgctccgaCAGCCCCGGGTCCTTAtgctgaggaccccagaactgca
This Lathamus discolor isolate bLatDis1 chromosome 4, bLatDis1.hap1, whole genome shotgun sequence DNA region includes the following protein-coding sequences:
- the IL18BP gene encoding interleukin-18-binding protein, whose product is MEPPLPMEGLRGFQPDPGTPPARLLLSLLCWALTSRCTGAMALQPPSVTLLRPPARPPRPGDSVTARCEALSALPELTLIYWLGNGSFVEQLPPVGAAQEGPVLEEPRGAGALLSRDLRLEPFGAGHARTAFTCVVLSPRGARSAELRWPPARARAPRGH